One Microbacterium esteraromaticum genomic window carries:
- a CDS encoding LacI family DNA-binding transcriptional regulator has translation MPRPTIEEVAALAGVSRSTVSRVVNGSSSVSAEALAAVQDAIAQLRYAPNRAARSLASRQTHAIGLVVPEDTTRFFGDPFLASVVAGISARLAESEYILNLLIASDDPDGKMTRFVRNGGVDAAIIVSHHASDSFVERIAEAVPVVFGGRPATVRENDIIVDVDNVTAARDAVAHLIAMGRRRIATITGTMSMSVSVDRRDGFLSALADAGLRPAGEIDGDFSEQGGAEAARLLLQRDERPDAIFVASDLMARGAVGVLRSAGLRVPDDVAIIGFDDSPLAEASDLTSVRQPMFTQGEMLAGMVIDLLAGRRPDALTILPTELIVRGSAPAV, from the coding sequence ATGCCCCGACCCACCATCGAAGAGGTCGCCGCCCTCGCAGGCGTCTCCCGCTCCACGGTGTCGCGAGTCGTCAACGGCTCGAGCTCGGTGAGCGCCGAGGCCCTCGCCGCCGTGCAGGACGCCATCGCCCAGCTCCGCTACGCCCCCAACCGCGCCGCGCGCTCGCTCGCGAGCCGGCAGACCCACGCGATCGGGCTGGTGGTCCCCGAGGACACCACGCGCTTCTTCGGCGACCCGTTCCTGGCATCCGTCGTCGCGGGCATCAGCGCCCGCCTGGCCGAGTCGGAGTACATCCTCAACCTGCTCATCGCCAGTGACGACCCCGACGGCAAGATGACGCGCTTCGTGCGCAACGGCGGTGTCGATGCCGCCATCATCGTCTCGCACCACGCCAGCGACTCGTTCGTCGAGCGCATCGCCGAGGCTGTGCCGGTGGTCTTCGGCGGCCGGCCCGCGACGGTGCGTGAGAACGACATCATCGTCGACGTCGACAACGTCACCGCCGCCCGCGATGCCGTCGCCCATCTGATCGCCATGGGCCGGCGGCGGATCGCGACCATCACGGGAACCATGTCGATGTCGGTGAGCGTGGATCGCCGCGACGGCTTCCTCTCCGCCCTGGCGGATGCCGGGCTGCGGCCGGCAGGCGAGATCGACGGCGACTTCAGCGAGCAGGGCGGTGCCGAGGCGGCCCGGCTCCTCCTGCAGCGCGACGAGCGCCCGGACGCGATCTTCGTCGCGAGCGACCTGATGGCCCGCGGCGCCGTCGGAGTGCTGCGCTCGGCGGGACTGCGCGTGCCGGACGACGTGGCGATCATCGGCTTCGACGACTCGCCGCTCGCCGAGGCCTCCGACCTCACGAGTGTGCGTCAGCCGATGTTCACACAGGGCGAGATGCTCGCCGGGATGGTGATCGACCTGCTCGCGGGGCGGCGGCCGGACGCGCTCACGATCCTGCCGACCGAGTTGATCGTTCGGGGCTCAGCGCCCGCAGTGTGA
- a CDS encoding LamB/YcsF family protein produces MASIDLNSDLGENSAERVVSDDIAMLQIVTSANVSCGFHAGSAEGIRDTLASAVAKGVVIGAHPSYLDRENFGRTPRNPDPRVLQAETEYQLGALIALAGAVGARVSYVKPHGALYNTIARDESQARAVVAGIRCVDPGLVLLGLAGGVALEVAARAGLQVAAEAFADRGYLADGSLVPRSQPGAVLHDAGAVAQRMVRFVETGLIEAVDGSDVRVEARSICVHGDSPGAVEMAAETRRMLVDAGIEIAPFVAG; encoded by the coding sequence ATGGCATCCATCGATCTGAACTCCGACCTCGGCGAGAACTCCGCCGAGCGCGTCGTGAGCGATGACATCGCGATGCTTCAGATCGTGACGAGCGCGAACGTGTCGTGCGGTTTCCACGCGGGCAGCGCCGAGGGCATCCGCGACACGCTCGCCTCCGCCGTGGCGAAGGGGGTCGTGATCGGCGCGCACCCGTCGTACCTCGACCGCGAGAACTTCGGTCGCACCCCGCGCAACCCCGACCCGCGGGTGCTCCAGGCGGAGACCGAGTACCAACTGGGCGCGCTCATCGCGCTCGCCGGTGCGGTCGGCGCGCGTGTCAGCTACGTCAAGCCGCATGGCGCGCTCTACAACACGATCGCGCGCGACGAGAGTCAGGCTCGGGCGGTGGTCGCGGGCATCCGCTGCGTCGACCCCGGCCTTGTCTTGCTGGGGCTCGCAGGCGGAGTCGCGCTGGAGGTCGCCGCGCGCGCGGGCCTGCAGGTCGCGGCCGAGGCGTTCGCCGACCGCGGCTACCTGGCCGACGGATCACTGGTGCCGCGTTCGCAGCCCGGCGCCGTGCTGCACGATGCCGGAGCGGTGGCGCAGCGGATGGTGCGATTCGTCGAGACCGGGCTGATCGAGGCGGTCGACGGCAGCGACGTGCGCGTCGAGGCCCGGTCGATCTGCGTGCACGGCGACAGTCCTGGTGCGGTGGAGATGGCGGCGGAGACGAGGCGGATGCTGGTGGATGCCGGCATAGAGATCGCCCCGTTCGTCGCGGGCTGA
- a CDS encoding urea amidolyase family protein encodes MRVLTASDRALLVECADLDEAMRMHRAWADVPGVLERVPGARTVLVRFDPLRTSADELALELTAVVAGGSAQASGVEVTVPVRYEGEDLGDVGEMLGVSTAELIRRHSAARWTVAFTGFAPGFGYLVGDDPLFDVPRRTSPRTRVPAGSVALAGRFSGVYPRESPGGWQLIGTADAVMWDVHRDPPALLAPGTVVRFVDAERAAVSGVSDASVAERRVESRRAGGGPDGLVVPTGAGARAAVSGVSDASAAERRVESRRAGGGPDGLVVPAGADERAVEVIDPGLQLLVQDLGRPGHAELGVPASGAADRVALRDANRAVGNAPSAAVLEGVGAIALGFRGAGVAAVAGADAELAVIRADGRAVSIPHGAPFAVADGDRLEIGPPMRGLRVSIAVRGGIRMPDQLGSRSTDTLSGIGPAPLRAGDLIAIGDAPTTAVESASPPRELPAPGDLTVLDITRGPRDDWFVRDSVGLLTEQEWLVTPRSDRVGIRLHGERALQRAIPDELPSEGAVAGAIQVPSDGQPVLFGPDHPTTGGYPIIGALTDRARDLAGQLPPGARIRFRLASGISDDSAGTRRVDPRHAWSRPFGQ; translated from the coding sequence GTGCGCGTGCTGACCGCCTCCGACCGCGCCCTGCTCGTCGAGTGCGCCGACCTCGACGAGGCCATGCGGATGCATCGCGCCTGGGCCGATGTGCCCGGTGTTCTCGAGCGGGTGCCGGGTGCGCGCACGGTGCTCGTGCGGTTCGACCCGCTGCGGACGTCGGCTGACGAGCTCGCGCTCGAGCTGACCGCGGTCGTCGCAGGCGGCTCGGCGCAGGCATCCGGAGTCGAGGTGACCGTGCCGGTGCGCTATGAGGGAGAGGATCTCGGCGACGTGGGCGAGATGCTCGGCGTCTCGACTGCGGAGCTGATCCGAAGGCACAGCGCAGCACGCTGGACGGTCGCGTTCACCGGCTTCGCGCCGGGATTCGGCTATCTCGTGGGCGATGATCCGCTGTTCGACGTTCCGCGCCGCACGTCGCCCCGCACACGTGTGCCCGCCGGATCGGTGGCGCTCGCCGGACGGTTCAGCGGCGTGTACCCGCGCGAGAGCCCTGGCGGATGGCAGCTGATCGGAACCGCGGATGCCGTGATGTGGGACGTGCATCGAGACCCTCCGGCCCTGCTCGCACCCGGCACGGTCGTGCGTTTCGTGGACGCGGAGCGGGCTGCTGTGTCGGGGGTCTCGGATGCTTCGGTCGCGGAGCGGCGTGTCGAGTCGCGGCGCGCGGGTGGTGGGCCGGATGGTCTGGTGGTTCCGACGGGCGCGGGTGCGCGTGCTGCTGTGTCGGGGGTTTCGGATGCTTCGGCCGCGGAGCGGCGTGTCGAGTCGCGGCGCGCGGGTGGTGGGCCGGATGGTCTGGTGGTTCCGGCGGGCGCGGATGAGCGTGCCGTCGAGGTCATCGATCCGGGGCTGCAGCTTCTCGTGCAGGATCTCGGCCGGCCCGGCCACGCCGAGCTCGGGGTTCCGGCATCCGGAGCCGCCGACCGCGTCGCTCTCCGCGACGCGAACCGCGCCGTCGGCAACGCCCCTTCCGCGGCCGTGTTGGAGGGCGTCGGCGCGATCGCACTGGGATTCCGCGGAGCCGGGGTCGCGGCCGTCGCGGGCGCCGATGCCGAGCTCGCGGTGATCCGTGCCGACGGGAGGGCCGTCAGCATCCCTCATGGCGCCCCGTTCGCCGTGGCCGACGGCGACCGGCTCGAGATCGGTCCGCCGATGCGAGGGCTGCGGGTCTCGATCGCGGTGCGCGGCGGCATCCGGATGCCCGATCAGCTGGGCAGCCGATCGACAGACACCCTCTCTGGGATCGGCCCCGCGCCCCTGCGGGCCGGCGACCTCATCGCGATCGGCGACGCCCCGACGACCGCGGTCGAGTCGGCGTCGCCGCCCCGCGAGCTGCCGGCACCCGGTGACCTCACCGTGCTCGACATCACACGTGGTCCCCGCGACGACTGGTTCGTGCGCGATTCGGTCGGGCTGCTGACCGAGCAGGAATGGCTGGTCACTCCGCGCTCCGACAGAGTCGGCATCCGCCTGCACGGCGAGCGTGCTCTGCAACGCGCGATCCCCGACGAACTGCCCAGCGAAGGAGCGGTCGCCGGTGCCATCCAGGTGCCTTCCGACGGGCAGCCCGTGCTGTTCGGTCCCGACCATCCGACGACGGGTGGCTATCCGATCATCGGCGCGCTGACCGACCGTGCCCGCGACCTGGCGGGCCAGCTGCCGCCCGGAGCGCGCATCCGGTTCCGCCTCGCGTCGGGAATCTCAGACGATTCAGCGGGCACACGGCGCGTCGACCCTCGACACGCCTGGTCGCGGCCATTCGGTCAGTGA
- a CDS encoding CinA family protein: MVDVTALSDLARSRHLHVAVAESLTSGALASAVGAGAEASTWFSGGVVAYLPEVKEWVLGFPADRDPTSAECAEQLARGARELLDADLCVSTTGVGGPDAEDGHPAGTVFLGWATRDGAGHRRLALDGEPDEVLEATVEAAVQLLTFHAGRVDGAGDH; the protein is encoded by the coding sequence ATGGTCGACGTCACCGCTCTCTCCGATCTCGCCCGAAGCCGTCACCTGCATGTGGCGGTAGCCGAATCGCTCACCTCGGGAGCGCTGGCCAGCGCCGTCGGCGCCGGCGCCGAGGCGAGCACCTGGTTCAGCGGGGGCGTCGTGGCGTACCTTCCCGAGGTGAAGGAGTGGGTGCTCGGCTTTCCCGCCGATCGCGACCCGACCTCGGCGGAGTGCGCCGAGCAGCTCGCTCGCGGCGCGCGCGAGCTGCTCGATGCGGACCTGTGCGTCTCGACGACGGGCGTAGGGGGTCCGGATGCCGAGGACGGGCACCCCGCGGGAACCGTGTTCCTCGGGTGGGCGACACGCGACGGCGCCGGTCACCGGCGCCTTGCCCTCGACGGGGAGCCCGACGAGGTGCTCGAGGCCACGGTAGAGGCGGCGGTGCAGCTGCTGACCTTCCACGCCGGCCGGGTGGACGGTGCGGGGGATCACTGA